In one Candidatus Poribacteria bacterium genomic region, the following are encoded:
- a CDS encoding ABC transporter ATP-binding protein encodes MDKKTFTKNPTFTRFVRYHAPYTGSLLLAMVFALVIAVCELGAVQILADTINTLEIVGGNPFDETVSIRYFQREGLFAFEGFEMSLIDAGDALKVFLWLLGGLLSLVFIKGFFVYGNDYVMARVGHKLSFRLRNALYERVVSAPLGILREERTGDLMARITDDVRVWQNLVAAMANIIRAVVLVSVFVSVMLVTSFKLTLFVLLILPFLAYFITSIGVRIRGASIEIQQQSANIYSQLKETFAGIKIIKSFTSEQAEIKRFQAINWNQYCSAIRRARFAALLPPTIEWLGALGVATVFALGCWQVIIGQLSTGWFIGYVTMVSWMFKPIKTIGSVNSALQQCLVSAERIFYLLDFGPERPQENDEPQYDRDRVISEGDAADGIQLQNIHGAVTFQNVSFSYPQPLTTNAESPRTRSKSVIHNVTFGAKPGEVVALVGPSGSGKTTLLNLLLRFYEVSSGKILIDDVSISEVNLESLRQNIALVPQDTFLFDGTILENIGYGCPSATDAAIIDAAKKANAHEFITKTPQGYKTPIGEAGMKLSGGEQQRLSIARAILKDAPILILDEATSSLDTQSEALIQKSLVNLMEGRTSFIIAHRLSTVVRADKILVIKDGEILETGTHETLLTSGGLYQKLCEMQLS; translated from the coding sequence ATGGATAAAAAAACTTTCACAAAAAACCCAACCTTTACTCGATTTGTTCGATACCACGCACCCTACACCGGTTCTCTTCTCTTGGCGATGGTTTTTGCCTTGGTAATTGCTGTGTGCGAATTAGGGGCTGTTCAGATTTTAGCCGATACGATTAATACACTTGAAATTGTAGGTGGAAATCCATTTGACGAGACTGTATCTATCCGATACTTCCAGCGCGAAGGTCTGTTCGCTTTTGAAGGGTTCGAGATGTCGTTGATAGATGCCGGTGATGCTCTCAAAGTCTTTCTATGGCTGCTCGGCGGGTTGCTGAGCCTCGTATTCATCAAGGGGTTCTTCGTTTACGGCAACGATTACGTGATGGCGCGTGTCGGACACAAACTATCTTTCCGGCTGCGGAACGCTCTTTACGAACGCGTCGTATCTGCACCCTTAGGCATCTTACGCGAAGAACGCACCGGCGATCTCATGGCACGCATTACAGACGATGTCCGGGTCTGGCAGAACCTTGTCGCCGCAATGGCGAACATCATCCGCGCTGTCGTTCTTGTGAGTGTCTTTGTCTCTGTAATGTTGGTTACAAGCTTCAAACTCACCCTGTTCGTCCTCCTGATTCTCCCATTTCTTGCCTACTTCATCACATCTATCGGCGTGCGAATTCGCGGTGCCAGCATAGAAATTCAGCAGCAGAGTGCAAATATCTATTCACAACTCAAAGAGACGTTTGCAGGTATCAAAATCATCAAAAGTTTTACCTCTGAACAGGCTGAAATCAAACGTTTCCAAGCCATCAACTGGAATCAGTACTGCTCAGCGATCCGACGCGCCCGTTTCGCTGCACTTCTCCCACCAACCATTGAATGGTTGGGAGCTCTCGGCGTTGCAACTGTTTTCGCGTTAGGGTGCTGGCAGGTCATTATAGGGCAACTCTCCACAGGATGGTTTATCGGCTATGTTACGATGGTCAGCTGGATGTTCAAGCCCATTAAAACCATTGGCAGCGTCAATAGTGCCTTACAGCAGTGCCTCGTCTCCGCGGAGCGGATCTTTTATCTCCTCGACTTCGGACCAGAGAGGCCTCAGGAGAACGACGAACCTCAGTATGATCGTGATCGCGTGATCTCCGAAGGGGACGCAGCAGATGGAATTCAACTGCAGAATATCCACGGTGCCGTTACATTTCAGAATGTTTCCTTTTCCTACCCACAACCTTTAACAACGAATGCGGAGAGTCCGCGCACAAGATCGAAATCCGTCATTCACAACGTAACCTTTGGAGCAAAGCCGGGGGAGGTTGTGGCACTTGTCGGACCGAGTGGCAGTGGAAAAACAACCCTCCTTAACCTCCTGTTACGTTTCTATGAGGTGAGTTCCGGAAAAATCCTGATCGACGATGTCTCTATTTCCGAAGTAAATTTGGAGTCATTGCGACAAAATATTGCGCTTGTGCCACAGGACACGTTCCTATTTGATGGCACGATTTTGGAAAATATTGGCTACGGATGCCCAAGTGCTACTGATGCAGCGATTATCGATGCGGCGAAAAAGGCGAACGCTCACGAGTTTATTACGAAAACACCCCAAGGTTATAAGACCCCAATAGGTGAAGCAGGTATGAAGCTCTCAGGAGGTGAACAGCAACGCTTATCTATCGCCCGTGCGATCTTAAAAGATGCGCCGATTCTCATCTTAGATGAAGCCACATCCTCATTGGATACACAGTCTGAAGCACTCATCCAAAAATCGCTGGTAAACCTGATGGAAGGGAGAACCAGTTTTATTATTGCGCACCGGCTTTCAACCGTTGTTCGGGCTGACAAAATTCTTGTTATCAAGGATGGGGAGATTCTGGAAACTGGAACACACGAAACACTCTTAACAAGCGGTGGGTTGTATCAAAAACTCTGCGAAATGCAGCTCAGCTAA
- a CDS encoding sigma-70 family RNA polymerase sigma factor, producing the protein MRDYYPAYPIESELFVEDEDREETPTESPRDETFAYLQKIAKTPLLEPEQETTLFEKYQEGFQAFTNLLNQLPDWMIASLNIAENNTSDKNQKLEPAQSEHGLIIDQVRAEIQALGVLLDKLEAKANLLEQARWKIFEENLYLLQKYVDRTASRELMQVGSLGLLKAIDDSGTKRGTEFRTYARKAIRSNINTFNKKTTKVQQRQAEFPLAESHRIPELSRIAAACFDKEQESLAFQEFDVIYHEIGTLLEELPTDMLGGRTTTCKPHTLRFVLEDVRREFAHVRWLAEQLEAADQVTHGTKLKIVEANLRLVASIAKQHHFSKTSLTFLDLMQEGSLGLMRAVDKFDHTLRFRFSTYATWWIMQSIKRALDQQGQMIRVPCYIGEARRAIKQAQSDLTTQLGREPTTTEIAKEVELTEKKVSEIFNATKDPVPLDAPINEDSPDGSFSELIPDQSQITPENYLLDYAKIEVITEVLNRTLNPRETQVIILRYGLMDGTEYTLADIGDKLRISRERVRQIEAEAIVKLKRHDSKTLLQDLLKDF; encoded by the coding sequence ATGAGAGACTATTACCCGGCATACCCAATAGAATCTGAGCTTTTTGTAGAGGATGAGGACAGGGAAGAAACCCCCACAGAATCACCAAGGGATGAAACCTTTGCGTACCTACAGAAAATTGCGAAGACCCCTTTGTTGGAACCTGAACAAGAAACCACACTCTTTGAAAAATACCAAGAGGGTTTCCAGGCGTTCACTAACCTGCTAAATCAACTCCCAGATTGGATGATAGCCTCGCTTAACATTGCTGAGAATAATACTTCGGACAAAAACCAAAAATTAGAACCCGCACAGTCAGAACACGGATTAATTATAGACCAGGTCCGCGCCGAAATCCAAGCACTTGGGGTCCTATTGGATAAATTAGAGGCGAAGGCGAATTTGTTAGAGCAGGCACGCTGGAAAATCTTTGAAGAAAACTTATATCTCCTACAAAAATATGTTGACCGCACAGCATCGCGCGAATTGATGCAGGTGGGAAGCCTCGGACTCTTGAAAGCTATTGACGACAGCGGCACAAAACGTGGTACGGAATTTCGGACATACGCTCGCAAAGCGATCCGCAGCAACATCAATACCTTCAATAAAAAAACGACAAAAGTGCAGCAACGACAAGCGGAATTCCCTTTGGCAGAATCACATCGGATCCCAGAACTCTCTCGTATCGCAGCGGCATGCTTTGACAAAGAACAGGAGTCCTTGGCTTTTCAGGAATTCGACGTTATCTACCACGAAATCGGAACGCTCTTGGAAGAATTACCGACCGATATGTTAGGCGGACGGACGACGACCTGCAAGCCGCACACACTCCGGTTTGTACTTGAAGATGTCCGACGGGAATTTGCACATGTCAGGTGGTTGGCGGAACAATTGGAAGCGGCGGACCAAGTCACACACGGAACAAAACTAAAAATTGTCGAAGCGAATCTGCGCCTCGTCGCCAGTATTGCGAAACAACATCACTTTAGTAAAACATCCTTAACCTTCCTTGATTTGATGCAAGAAGGCAGCCTCGGACTGATGCGAGCCGTAGATAAGTTTGACCACACCTTGCGATTCCGATTTAGCACTTACGCTACTTGGTGGATTATGCAATCTATTAAACGTGCCCTCGATCAGCAAGGACAGATGATTCGTGTTCCATGCTATATCGGTGAAGCGCGTCGCGCTATTAAGCAGGCACAGTCAGATCTGACAACCCAACTCGGACGCGAACCCACTACGACTGAAATTGCCAAAGAAGTCGAGCTTACGGAGAAAAAGGTTTCCGAAATTTTCAACGCCACAAAGGATCCGGTTCCGCTCGACGCACCGATCAATGAAGACTCCCCAGACGGCTCGTTTTCCGAACTGATTCCGGATCAATCCCAAATTACGCCTGAAAACTATTTGCTCGATTACGCAAAAATCGAGGTTATCACAGAGGTTCTCAACCGAACACTCAATCCCCGTGAGACACAGGTGATCATTCTGCGATACGGTTTAATGGACGGTACCGAGTATACCTTAGCCGACATCGGAGATAAACTTCGGATTAGTCGTGAACGGGTCCGACAGATAGAAGCTGAAGCTATTGTTAAGCTCAAACGCCACGACTCGAAAACATTACTCCAAGATCTGCTGAAAGATTTCTAA
- a CDS encoding pentapeptide repeat-containing protein yields the protein MAQLTQNEIIKKCQAGESLSGENLANLDLANQPLVGVDLSEADLSGTDLQNADLTDANLNDANLTGANLSGATLHRTYLVGSNLTDTNLEEANLCGAFLSGSLLCGTNFRRADLRRATLGCPRCEVSGPFGSLTSFENANLGEAIFGEIKLIGVVLLGANFKDAYLYEVDLSEAVYREADLEGAITKKGRN from the coding sequence ATGGCTCAACTCACACAGAATGAAATAATTAAAAAGTGCCAAGCCGGTGAATCTCTTTCTGGTGAAAATCTGGCAAACTTAGATTTAGCGAATCAACCGCTCGTAGGTGTTGATTTGTCGGAAGCGGATTTGAGCGGCACGGATCTACAGAACGCGGATTTAACAGATGCGAATCTGAACGATGCCAATCTCACCGGTGCGAATCTTTCTGGTGCGACTTTACATCGGACGTATTTGGTCGGTTCTAATTTAACGGATACCAACCTTGAAGAAGCGAATCTATGTGGTGCGTTCCTCAGCGGAAGTCTACTCTGTGGTACGAACTTCCGACGTGCCGATCTGCGTCGTGCTACCCTCGGTTGTCCAAGATGTGAGGTGTCAGGACCTTTCGGTTCACTCACCAGTTTTGAGAACGCGAATCTCGGAGAGGCGATTTTCGGTGAAATCAAGCTGATAGGTGTTGTCTTGCTCGGCGCCAACTTCAAAGATGCGTATCTATATGAAGTTGACCTCTCTGAAGCCGTCTATCGTGAAGCCGACCTTGAAGGTGCTATTACGAAAAAAGGGCGAAATTAA